A section of the Scleropages formosus chromosome 16, fSclFor1.1, whole genome shotgun sequence genome encodes:
- the kat14 gene encoding cysteine-rich protein 2-binding protein isoform X1 codes for MDSSGDLRSLSSQRDDEATCTSASEGLEEGEVEGETLLIVESEDQASVDLSHDQSGDSLNSDIGDDADTSWNEDISFYCEKCHKWIPSSQLRGEQPSYLKGDNFFKFTCYDCSEDGKETFERMRLTWQQVVMLAMYNLSLEGTGRQGYFRWKEDICAFIGRHWSFLLGSRKKTSTWWSTVAGCLSVGSPTFFRSGAQEFGEPGWWKLVQNRPPTLRPEGEKTSAVSMKAKGTTKPPMDPIITVEGLRKRAGRNPVESAMQLKEKRSRTQEAKEIRRAQKEAAGFVDRSASSTPVKFMSRTRRPDLVLERGEVIDFSSLSSSDRTPLTSPSPSPSPDFSAPGTPASHSATPSLLSEADLIPDVMPPQALFHDDEELDGEGVIDPGIEYVPPPSMPVATNELIMRKKLRTVDHIKQEVESEGEERAASGRDEDEEEEEGVSRQGKTEDESSMGCGSGNRKKAPQKKAEDVASTGAPRYTFLSLYEERMLLRRLKSCPQALAVTPQAKRLHRKLLVRQAKRERGLPLLDVDQAVSLVSGVCGAQEGTICGQGGSGTRTYRTTSQDLRILDRFQTMVSNRKGYHQPTVSFWHRLMGSDASIEQGIKSPYTSRTLKPYIRRDYESRPMKLNLLSEIRAYPHRNNPSWVPEPDAPIDYCYVRPNHIPSVNSMCHEIFWPGVDLSECLQYPDFSVVVLYKKVVIGFGFMVPDVKYNEAYISFLLVHPEWRRAGIATFMIYHLIQTCMGKDVTLHVSASNPAMLLYQKFGFKTEEYILDFYDKYYPVDSKDCRHAFFLRLRR; via the exons ATGGACAGCAGCGGGGACCTGAGGAGCCTGTCAAGTCAGCGAGACGACGAGGCCACGTGCACCTCGGCGTCAGAGGGCCTGGAGGAAGGGGAAGTGGAGGGTGAGACGCTTCTAATTGTGGAGTCGGAGGACCAGGCGTCAGTAGACCTGTCGCACGACCAGAGTGGAGACTCCCTGAACAGCGACATCGGCGATGATGCAGATACCAGCTGGAACGAGGACATCTCCTTCTACTGCGAGAAATGTCACAAATGGATCCCCAGTT CCCAGCTGCGAGGAGAGCAGCCCAGCTACCTGAAAGGAGATAACTTCTTCAAATTTACCTGCTATGACTGTTCTGAGGATGGCAAGGAGACTTTTGAGAGGATGAGGCTCACCTGGCAGCAG GTGGTGATGCTGGCCATGTACAACCTCTCCCTGGAAGGTACGGGACGTCAGGGATACTTCCGGTGGAAGGAGGACATTTGCGCTTTCATTGGAAGACACTGGAGCTTCTTGTTGGGTTCTAG AAAGAAGACATCCACGTGGTGGAGCACGGTGGCAGGCTGTCTGTCAGTCGGGAGCCCCACGTTTTTTCGCTCAGGAGCGCAGGAATTTGGTGAGCCTGGCTGGTGGAAGCTGGTGCAGAATCGTCCCCCTACTCTGCGtccagagggagaaaaaacctctgcgGTATCTATGAAAGCCAAAG GCACAACCAAGCCTCCGATGGACCCCATCATCACGGTGGAGGGCTTGCGGAAGCGGGCTGGTCGGAACCCAGTGGAAAGTGCTATGCAACTGAAGGAGAAGCGCTCACGCACACAGGAGGCCAAGGAGATCCGTCGTGCACAGAAGGAGGCGGCAGGCTTTGTGGACCGCAGTGCCTCTTCCACCCCGGTCAAGTTCATGAGCCGTACCCGGCGTCCTGATCTCGTGCTCGAGAGAGGTGAGGTGATCGACTTCTCCTCCCTGAGCTCGTCAGATCGGACACCCCTCACCAGCCCCTCGCCATCACCATCGCCTGACTTCTCGGCCCCCGGCACCCCTGCGTCCCATTCAGCCACACCCAGTCTACTGTCTGAGGCCGACCTCATTCCAGACGTCATGCCTCCACAAGCGCTGTTTCACG ATGATGAGGAACTGGATGGCGAGGGAGTGATTGACCCTGGCATCGAATATGTGCCACCTCCCAGCATGCCTGTGGCTACCAATGAGCTCATCATGCGCAAGAAACTGAGGACAGTTGACCACAtcaagcaggaggtggagagTGAGGGTGAGGAGCGAGCTGCTAGCGGCAGagatgaggatgaagaggaggaagagggggtgAGCAGGCAGGGCAAAACAGAGGATGAGTCATCAATGGGCTGTGGGAGTGGCAACAGAAAGAAGGCTCCACAGAAGAAGGCAGAGGATGTAGCCAGCACTGGTGCACCCCGGTACACCTTCCTCAGTCTGTATGAGGAGCGCATGCTGCTAAGGCGCCTCAAGTCTTGCCCTCAGGCACTAGCCGTGACACCACAGGCCAAACGACTGCACAGGAAGCTGCTGGTACGGCAGGCCAAACGTGAACGGGGGCTTCCCCTGCTGGATGTTGACCAGGCTGTCAGCTTGGTCAGCGGGGTCTGTGGTGCTCAGGAGGGCACCATTTGTGGACAGGGAGGTTCCGGCACAAGAACGTACCGTACCACCAGCCAGGACCTTCGGATCCTTGATCGCTTTCAG ACAATGGTGTCCAACAGGAAAGGATACCATCAGCCCACAGTGTCATTCTGGCACAGGCTAATGGGCTCGGATGCTAGCATAGAACAGGGCATCAAGAGCCCCTACACGTCCCGTACCCTGAAACCCTACATTAG GAGAGACTACGAGAGCCGGCCTATGAAGCTTAACCTGCTGTCAGAGATACGTGCCTACCCTCACAGAAACAACCCCAGTTGGGTTCCAGAGCCCGATGCCCCCATTGACTACTGTTATGTTCGACCCAATCACATCCCTTCTGTCAACTCCATGTGCCATGAAATCTTCTGGCCAG GTGTAGATCTTTCAGAATGTCTTCAGTATCCTGATTTCAGCGTGGTGGTTCTCTACAAAAAGGTGGTGATCGGGTTTGGTTTCATGGTGCCAGATGTGAAATACAACGAGGCCTACATCTCCTTTCTGCTGGTCCACCCTGAGTGGAGGCGTGCAGGAATTGCAACCTTCATGATCTATCATCTTATCCAG
- the kat14 gene encoding cysteine-rich protein 2-binding protein isoform X2 — protein sequence MDSSGDLRSLSSQRDDEATCTSASEGLEEGEVEGETLLIVESEDQASVDLSHDQSGDSLNSDIGDDADTSWNEDISFYCEKCHKWIPSSQLRGEQPSYLKGDNFFKFTCYDCSEDGKETFERMRLTWQQVVMLAMYNLSLEGTGRQGYFRWKEDICAFIGRHWSFLLGSRKKTSTWWSTVAGCLSVGSPTFFRSGAQEFGEPGWWKLVQNRPPTLRPEGEKTSAVSMKAKGTTKPPMDPIITVEGLRKRAGRNPVESAMQLKEKRSRTQEAKEIRRAQKEAAGFVDRSASSTPVKFMSRTRRPDLVLERGEVIDFSSLSSSDRTPLTSPSPSPSPDFSAPGTPASHSATPSLLSEADLIPDVMPPQALFHDDEELDGEGVIDPGIEYVPPPSMPVATNELIMRKKLRTVDHIKQEVESEGEERAASGRDEDEEEEEGVSRQGKTEDESSMGCGSGNRKKAPQKKAEDVASTGAPRYTFLSLYEERMLLRRLKSCPQALAVTPQAKRLHRKLLVRQAKRERGLPLLDVDQAVSLVSGVCGAQEGTICGQGGSGTRTYRTTSQDLRILDRFQTMVSNRKGYHQPTVSFWHRLMGSDASIEQGIKSPYTSRTLKPYIRRDYESRPMKLNLLSEIRAYPHRNNPSWVPEPDAPIDYCYVRPNHIPSVNSMCHEIFWPGGDRVWFHGARCEIQRGLHLLSAGPP from the exons ATGGACAGCAGCGGGGACCTGAGGAGCCTGTCAAGTCAGCGAGACGACGAGGCCACGTGCACCTCGGCGTCAGAGGGCCTGGAGGAAGGGGAAGTGGAGGGTGAGACGCTTCTAATTGTGGAGTCGGAGGACCAGGCGTCAGTAGACCTGTCGCACGACCAGAGTGGAGACTCCCTGAACAGCGACATCGGCGATGATGCAGATACCAGCTGGAACGAGGACATCTCCTTCTACTGCGAGAAATGTCACAAATGGATCCCCAGTT CCCAGCTGCGAGGAGAGCAGCCCAGCTACCTGAAAGGAGATAACTTCTTCAAATTTACCTGCTATGACTGTTCTGAGGATGGCAAGGAGACTTTTGAGAGGATGAGGCTCACCTGGCAGCAG GTGGTGATGCTGGCCATGTACAACCTCTCCCTGGAAGGTACGGGACGTCAGGGATACTTCCGGTGGAAGGAGGACATTTGCGCTTTCATTGGAAGACACTGGAGCTTCTTGTTGGGTTCTAG AAAGAAGACATCCACGTGGTGGAGCACGGTGGCAGGCTGTCTGTCAGTCGGGAGCCCCACGTTTTTTCGCTCAGGAGCGCAGGAATTTGGTGAGCCTGGCTGGTGGAAGCTGGTGCAGAATCGTCCCCCTACTCTGCGtccagagggagaaaaaacctctgcgGTATCTATGAAAGCCAAAG GCACAACCAAGCCTCCGATGGACCCCATCATCACGGTGGAGGGCTTGCGGAAGCGGGCTGGTCGGAACCCAGTGGAAAGTGCTATGCAACTGAAGGAGAAGCGCTCACGCACACAGGAGGCCAAGGAGATCCGTCGTGCACAGAAGGAGGCGGCAGGCTTTGTGGACCGCAGTGCCTCTTCCACCCCGGTCAAGTTCATGAGCCGTACCCGGCGTCCTGATCTCGTGCTCGAGAGAGGTGAGGTGATCGACTTCTCCTCCCTGAGCTCGTCAGATCGGACACCCCTCACCAGCCCCTCGCCATCACCATCGCCTGACTTCTCGGCCCCCGGCACCCCTGCGTCCCATTCAGCCACACCCAGTCTACTGTCTGAGGCCGACCTCATTCCAGACGTCATGCCTCCACAAGCGCTGTTTCACG ATGATGAGGAACTGGATGGCGAGGGAGTGATTGACCCTGGCATCGAATATGTGCCACCTCCCAGCATGCCTGTGGCTACCAATGAGCTCATCATGCGCAAGAAACTGAGGACAGTTGACCACAtcaagcaggaggtggagagTGAGGGTGAGGAGCGAGCTGCTAGCGGCAGagatgaggatgaagaggaggaagagggggtgAGCAGGCAGGGCAAAACAGAGGATGAGTCATCAATGGGCTGTGGGAGTGGCAACAGAAAGAAGGCTCCACAGAAGAAGGCAGAGGATGTAGCCAGCACTGGTGCACCCCGGTACACCTTCCTCAGTCTGTATGAGGAGCGCATGCTGCTAAGGCGCCTCAAGTCTTGCCCTCAGGCACTAGCCGTGACACCACAGGCCAAACGACTGCACAGGAAGCTGCTGGTACGGCAGGCCAAACGTGAACGGGGGCTTCCCCTGCTGGATGTTGACCAGGCTGTCAGCTTGGTCAGCGGGGTCTGTGGTGCTCAGGAGGGCACCATTTGTGGACAGGGAGGTTCCGGCACAAGAACGTACCGTACCACCAGCCAGGACCTTCGGATCCTTGATCGCTTTCAG ACAATGGTGTCCAACAGGAAAGGATACCATCAGCCCACAGTGTCATTCTGGCACAGGCTAATGGGCTCGGATGCTAGCATAGAACAGGGCATCAAGAGCCCCTACACGTCCCGTACCCTGAAACCCTACATTAG GAGAGACTACGAGAGCCGGCCTATGAAGCTTAACCTGCTGTCAGAGATACGTGCCTACCCTCACAGAAACAACCCCAGTTGGGTTCCAGAGCCCGATGCCCCCATTGACTACTGTTATGTTCGACCCAATCACATCCCTTCTGTCAACTCCATGTGCCATGAAATCTTCTGGCCAG GTGGTGATCGGGTTTGGTTTCATGGTGCCAGATGTGAAATACAACGAGGCCTACATCTCCTTTCTGCTGGTCCACCCTGA